The following proteins come from a genomic window of Proteiniphilum propionicum:
- a CDS encoding family 43 glycosylhydrolase — protein MKKTIFLFVILLCVVIGCSGGSGELPGKPDDGDNGNKGGDTNSNPISFSNPVVGKQLPDPSVIRAKDGFFYLYATQQEYAFMPIYKSSNMTQWTFVGSAFTEKPDWQPNTRVWAPDINYIDGKYVLYYSLGHWDSPKNSSIGVAVSDTPAGPFTDQGKLLDYNTGNMQCIDPCFFEENGKKYLLWGSFGTGSYEGGIRYVELSNDGLSIKPGTMSDKIAGPLVEGIMIHKRGSYYYLFGSTGTCCSEAKSTYRVVVGRSKNLAGPYVGKNGTPMKNNESYNEVILQSNNLFAGTGHNSEIITDDNGNDWFFYHAWQKSKIDKGRQLMLDKIQWSSDGWPYITNGAPSSVSRSPVFKNEEK, from the coding sequence ATGAAAAAAACAATATTTTTATTTGTAATATTATTGTGTGTTGTGATAGGTTGCTCAGGCGGTTCAGGTGAACTGCCGGGCAAACCTGATGACGGCGACAATGGGAACAAAGGTGGTGATACAAATTCCAATCCAATATCTTTTTCTAACCCGGTAGTGGGGAAACAGTTGCCTGACCCATCTGTGATTCGAGCAAAGGACGGATTTTTCTATCTCTATGCAACACAGCAGGAATATGCCTTTATGCCTATTTATAAGTCATCTAATATGACACAGTGGACATTCGTAGGTTCAGCTTTTACCGAAAAGCCGGATTGGCAGCCCAATACGCGTGTATGGGCACCTGATATAAACTATATTGACGGAAAGTATGTACTTTACTATAGCCTGGGACATTGGGACAGCCCAAAAAACAGCAGCATCGGCGTTGCCGTAAGCGATACCCCTGCAGGGCCATTTACCGATCAGGGGAAGCTGCTCGACTATAACACCGGTAATATGCAATGTATAGATCCCTGCTTTTTTGAAGAGAACGGGAAGAAGTATCTTTTATGGGGTAGCTTTGGCACAGGTAGTTATGAAGGAGGCATCCGTTATGTGGAGTTAAGCAATGATGGCCTCTCCATTAAGCCGGGAACGATGTCCGACAAAATTGCCGGTCCTTTGGTTGAAGGTATTATGATACATAAGCGTGGAAGCTACTATTATTTATTCGGATCCACCGGCACATGCTGTAGTGAAGCCAAGAGTACCTATCGTGTAGTGGTAGGGCGTTCCAAAAATTTAGCAGGCCCTTATGTGGGTAAGAACGGGACTCCTATGAAAAATAACGAAAGTTATAACGAGGTTATTTTACAAAGCAATAATCTTTTTGCCGGAACAGGACATAACTCTGAGATTATAACAGACGATAACGGTAACGACTGGTTTTTTTACCATGCCTGGCAGAAGTCTAAAATTGATAAGGGGCGCCAGCTCATGCTCGACAAGATACAGTGGAGCAGCGATGGATGGCCCTATATCACCAACGGTGCACCATCGTCAGTATCACGGTCGCCAGTTTTCAAGAATGAAGAAAAATAG
- a CDS encoding RagB/SusD family nutrient uptake outer membrane protein, which translates to MKSKIIIYRKLVKCLFFVLLFLPFAGCESDFLDTTPTNNVNGNNIWTKASLARQAVRGVYNVFLDQYCPPSGSGLLDSHRIPWDAYSSVMDTDKNWIKRMPNCTGAATPSSGLFSDIYRRYYTFIFRANDVIDNISKVPDMTEEEKQRSIAECKFIRAFTYMRLNTLYKGVPLYMNAITSPENGNKSRSSEADVWDAVIQDLTDCINESHFPDKYNSGDPEYGRATKGAAYTLRGLAYMWQKNWEEAVNDFNAVGNCGFGIFNQGKDSYKKLLKIANEQCEEMIFSVQCINQYGYGNSRNVTYGNRCTAGSMWNNYLPNPRFVESFETANGEKFNWDNYIEGYSAMKDKERVVFFLRDGLTPKEKERMAAYGADMSKYLESGNEERIRKAYQDRDPRLQMAIITPYEQYHGAASGVAHTYTLRWPYRGSDNAAPFDIRTDTNDKLYYLWRKFVPEGLEHTERDTYPLDLPLLRYAEVLLLKAEALNELGEARAAEAISCVNEVRRRAGHVELNSDAFPGTKVNGQEDLRKRIRNEFYWELGGEDSMYFHELRWGVWKDKKFDNNRNGLMQMWGETTYNWFWLGDQCWTWPIPAKEMEMNPNLVQNEGWIN; encoded by the coding sequence ATGAAAAGCAAAATAATAATATATCGGAAACTGGTAAAATGTCTATTTTTTGTTCTGCTTTTTTTGCCGTTTGCCGGATGTGAATCTGACTTTTTAGATACCACGCCGACGAATAATGTAAATGGCAATAATATCTGGACCAAAGCAAGCCTGGCACGCCAGGCTGTAAGGGGTGTGTATAATGTTTTTCTTGATCAATATTGCCCCCCCTCCGGTTCCGGCTTACTTGACTCCCATCGTATTCCATGGGATGCATATTCTTCTGTTATGGATACTGATAAAAACTGGATTAAACGAATGCCAAACTGCACTGGTGCTGCTACTCCTTCCAGTGGCTTGTTCAGTGATATATACAGACGTTACTACACCTTTATCTTTCGCGCCAATGATGTTATAGACAACATCAGCAAGGTGCCCGATATGACTGAGGAAGAGAAGCAACGCTCCATTGCAGAATGTAAATTCATTCGCGCATTTACCTATATGAGGCTGAATACTCTTTACAAGGGGGTTCCTTTATATATGAATGCTATAACAAGCCCGGAAAACGGTAACAAGTCCCGTTCTTCTGAAGCTGATGTGTGGGATGCAGTAATACAGGACCTGACAGACTGTATAAACGAATCGCACTTTCCCGATAAGTATAATTCGGGAGATCCAGAATATGGGCGTGCAACAAAAGGAGCAGCCTACACATTACGCGGCTTGGCATATATGTGGCAGAAAAACTGGGAGGAGGCTGTTAACGACTTCAACGCTGTAGGTAATTGTGGATTTGGGATCTTTAATCAAGGGAAAGACAGTTACAAAAAACTGCTTAAAATTGCCAATGAACAATGTGAGGAAATGATTTTTTCTGTACAGTGCATCAATCAATACGGATATGGAAACAGTAGAAACGTTACTTATGGCAATCGTTGTACAGCTGGTTCGATGTGGAATAATTATTTGCCTAACCCTCGATTTGTGGAATCATTTGAAACAGCAAATGGCGAAAAATTCAACTGGGACAACTATATTGAAGGATATAGTGCAATGAAAGATAAGGAACGTGTTGTATTCTTTTTGCGTGATGGGCTTACTCCAAAAGAGAAAGAACGTATGGCCGCTTATGGAGCGGATATGAGCAAGTATCTGGAAAGCGGCAATGAAGAGCGGATCAGAAAGGCATATCAAGACCGTGACCCGCGCCTGCAAATGGCTATTATTACTCCGTATGAACAGTATCACGGTGCCGCATCAGGAGTGGCACATACCTATACCCTGCGCTGGCCCTACCGGGGCTCTGACAATGCTGCTCCTTTCGATATCCGTACCGATACGAATGACAAGTTGTATTATCTCTGGAGAAAATTTGTTCCTGAAGGGTTGGAGCATACCGAACGCGATACGTATCCATTGGACTTGCCGTTACTGCGTTATGCAGAAGTGCTTTTGCTGAAGGCTGAAGCATTGAACGAATTGGGAGAGGCTCGTGCAGCAGAGGCTATTAGTTGTGTGAATGAAGTAAGACGCCGTGCCGGTCATGTTGAGTTGAACAGTGATGCATTCCCCGGTACTAAGGTTAACGGGCAGGAAGATCTCCGCAAGCGTATTCGTAACGAATTTTATTGGGAGCTGGGTGGTGAAGATTCTATGTATTTTCACGAGCTTCGTTGGGGAGTATGGAAAGACAAGAAGTTCGACAATAACAGGAACGGCCTGATGCAAATGTGGGGAGAAACAACCTATAACTGGTTCTGGTTAGGCGATCAATGCTGGACCTGGCCTATCCCTGCCAAAGAGATGGAGATGAATCCAAATCTTGTACAGAACGAAGGCTGGATAAATTAA